In the genome of Deinococcus psychrotolerans, one region contains:
- a CDS encoding sugar ABC transporter permease, which produces MQSIKTTAAPPKRLMSQLGLDARLVFMVAAIAGIWLAFHLLTGGIFLTARNLWNLSVQTASVGVMVSGMVLVIVMRNIDLSIGSILGFTGMFMAVINTQLFSQNTWWAALLTLLLGLLLGVLVGVIQGTWVAVLGVPSFIVTLGGLLIFRGGAWLLTSGQTVAPLSESFQILGGGLNGSIGGLWSWIVGVAIMAAILLADLRVYQQRARRGLPNRSVPLQALLTGASLLLVLAFVLVMNSYPDPRSGLPRGIPVPVLLMLGVTAIMMWVVRATRFGRYVFAYGGNPEAARLAGINTKRLTIMVFGLMGLLAALAGAIQTARLNAGTNSTGTLAELSVIAAAVIGGTSLSGGTGSIPGAFLGAILMASLINGMLLLDLPSAWQNVVQGLVLMLAVTLDVLVQKRRAK; this is translated from the coding sequence ATGCAGAGTATCAAGACCACTGCCGCGCCGCCCAAGCGCCTGATGTCCCAGTTGGGCCTGGACGCACGGCTGGTGTTTATGGTGGCGGCCATCGCCGGAATCTGGCTCGCCTTTCATCTGCTGACCGGCGGCATTTTTTTGACGGCCCGCAATTTATGGAACCTCTCGGTGCAGACCGCTTCGGTGGGCGTGATGGTCAGCGGCATGGTGCTGGTGATTGTGATGCGCAATATCGATTTGTCGATCGGCTCAATTCTGGGGTTTACCGGCATGTTCATGGCCGTCATCAACACCCAGCTCTTTAGCCAGAACACCTGGTGGGCCGCGCTGCTGACCTTGCTGCTGGGTCTGCTGCTCGGCGTGCTGGTGGGCGTGATTCAGGGCACCTGGGTCGCGGTTTTGGGGGTGCCGTCATTTATCGTCACGCTGGGCGGCCTGCTGATCTTCCGGGGCGGGGCTTGGCTGCTGACCAGCGGCCAGACCGTCGCGCCGCTGAGCGAGAGCTTTCAGATTCTGGGCGGCGGCCTCAACGGTTCTATCGGCGGTTTATGGAGCTGGATCGTGGGCGTGGCGATCATGGCGGCCATCCTGTTGGCCGATCTGCGGGTCTATCAGCAGCGGGCGCGGCGCGGGCTGCCCAACCGCTCAGTGCCGCTTCAAGCGCTGCTGACCGGGGCGAGCCTCCTGCTGGTGCTGGCCTTCGTGCTGGTGATGAACAGCTACCCCGATCCGCGCAGCGGGCTGCCACGCGGCATTCCGGTGCCGGTGCTGCTGATGCTGGGGGTGACGGCCATCATGATGTGGGTGGTGCGGGCCACCCGTTTTGGCCGCTACGTGTTCGCCTACGGCGGCAACCCCGAAGCGGCGCGGCTGGCCGGCATCAACACCAAACGCCTGACCATCATGGTGTTCGGCTTGATGGGGCTGCTGGCCGCCCTCGCCGGAGCCATTCAGACCGCCCGCCTCAACGCCGGAACCAACTCCACCGGCACGCTGGCCGAGCTGAGCGTCATCGCCGCAGCCGTCATCGGCGGCACCTCGCTCTCGGGCGGCACCGGCAGCATTCCCGGCGCATTTTTGGGGGCCATTTTGATGGCGAGTCTCATTAACGGCATGTTGCTCCTCGACCTCCCCAGCGCTTGGCAAAACGTGGTGCAGGGCCTGGTGCTGATGTTGGCGGTCACGCTGGACGTGCTGGTTCAAAAGCGGCGGGCCAAATGA
- a CDS encoding ATP-binding cassette domain-containing protein — MATQAPLIETRGISKSFGGIHALQDVSVALAPGEVLGLLGHNGAGKSTLIKMLSGAYTPDAGQILMNGQEVRLSSPRTAQNLGIETIYQNLALADNLDVAANIFLGRELLRGGTLDEDTMELESRKVLDRLKVNLPDLKKPVFNFSGGQRQCIAISRAIYFKAKVLIMDEPTAALGPQETAQVNELIQSLKQEGVGIFLISHDLHDVFDLADRVTVMKNGQVVGSALTSQITQDEVLEMIIAGKLPRREVLTP, encoded by the coding sequence ATGGCGACTCAAGCGCCACTGATCGAGACGCGCGGCATCTCCAAGAGCTTCGGCGGCATTCACGCGCTCCAAGACGTGAGCGTAGCGCTGGCCCCCGGCGAAGTGCTGGGCCTGCTGGGCCACAACGGCGCGGGCAAATCCACCCTTATCAAAATGCTTTCGGGGGCCTACACGCCCGACGCCGGACAGATTTTGATGAACGGCCAAGAAGTGCGCCTGAGCAGTCCGCGCACCGCTCAGAACTTGGGCATCGAGACGATTTACCAGAATCTGGCGCTGGCCGACAATCTGGACGTGGCCGCCAACATCTTCTTGGGCCGCGAACTGCTGCGCGGCGGAACGCTGGATGAAGACACCATGGAACTCGAATCGCGCAAGGTGCTTGACCGCCTCAAGGTCAACTTGCCCGATCTCAAGAAGCCGGTCTTTAATTTTTCCGGCGGGCAGCGCCAGTGCATCGCCATCAGCCGGGCCATTTATTTCAAGGCCAAAGTGCTGATTATGGACGAGCCGACCGCCGCGCTGGGGCCGCAGGAAACCGCACAGGTCAATGAACTGATCCAGTCGCTCAAACAGGAGGGCGTGGGCATTTTCCTGATCAGCCACGACCTGCACGACGTCTTTGATCTGGCTGACCGCGTGACGGTCATGAAAAACGGCCAGGTGGTCGGCAGCGCCCTGACCTCGCAGATTACCCAAGACGAAGTGCTGGAAATGATCATTGCCGGAAAGTTGCCGCGCCGCGAGGTACTGACGCCCTAG